The Flavobacterium sp. K5-23 genome segment GTTATAACTAATTCTTCAGGAGTAGCGTTTTTCATTAAATAAGAAGCTGCTCCCACATTCATCATATTAACAATAAAAGATTTAGTATTGTAACTTGTTAAAGCAATTATCTTGATATTTGGATATTCATTATTAATGATTTTAGTAGCTTCAACTCCATTTAAAGATGGCATATTCAAATCCATAATAATAATATCAGGATGAATTATACTTTCTTTTAAGAATGTTAAAAGTTCATTCCCGTCTGAAGCTTCAAAAAATATTTCAATATTTTTTTCCCTTTCTAATAGAAAAGAAATCCCTTTACGAAAAAGAATTTCGTCATCAACTAAAATTATTTTGATACGATTATTCATAATTTAAAAATTAAAACCCACTTCTATTCCTTTATTAAAACTTGAATCAAAAACAATACTCCCTTCCAAAAAAGAAATCCTACTCTCAATATTTTTCATTCCAAGCCCGTTTTGATTTTGTTTGTCTTTCAAATCAAACCCACAACCATCATCCGAATATTTACAGTAATTCAATCCGTTTATATTTTCAAAAAGTATAGAAATGTTTTTAGCTTTTCCATGACGTATTGAATTATTTATCAATTCCTGTAGTACTCTAAAGATATGTAAATGTTTGTCCTTATCCAAATCATCAAACTGAACCTTATTTTGGTAGTTAACAACCACAGATTTGCTATTATTAAAATCCTGACACAATTCTTCGATGCCGGCATGAAGACCAAATTTATCTAAAACAGGAGGCAACAAATCATGGGCAATCCTTCTTGTACTATCTAATGCTTTTCCGGTAAGATCGATTATGTTCCCAGTAAATTCAGCAATTTCATTATCGGATAAATTTGGA includes the following:
- a CDS encoding response regulator transcription factor; amino-acid sequence: MNNRIKIILVDDEILFRKGISFLLEREKNIEIFFEASDGNELLTFLKESIIHPDIIIMDLNMPSLNGVEATKIINNEYPNIKIIALTSYNTKSFIVNMMNVGAASYLMKNATPEELVITIMEVNERGFYYNEDVMKIIHETVSSNKITKTFFDPNFLTSRENEVLELICLQKTTVEIGEILFISPRTVEGHRNNLLLKTESRNIAGLVVFAIRNGIVTLGDLLK
- a CDS encoding sensor histidine kinase; the protein is MKKEVILEGELIEVIIYSSVAFLLMGIVLVLFFYFSRKKIVQKELEKRDLVISHQKEQLRAVILTQEAERKRIAQDLHDDISSKLNIVSLNSHLLKTPNLSDNEIAEFTGNIIDLTGKALDSTRRIAHDLLPPVLDKFGLHAGIEELCQDFNNSKSVVVNYQNKVQFDDLDKDKHLHIFRVLQELINNSIRHGKAKNISILFENINGLNYCKYSDDGCGFDLKDKQNQNGLGMKNIESRISFLEGSIVFDSSFNKGIEVGFNF